Proteins co-encoded in one Cricetulus griseus strain 17A/GY chromosome 1 unlocalized genomic scaffold, alternate assembly CriGri-PICRH-1.0 chr1_1, whole genome shotgun sequence genomic window:
- the LOC100772782 gene encoding cytochrome c oxidase subunit 7B2, mitochondrial-like, which translates to MFPLARYALNHLKIKSIRQVVARQSHTKPSDFHDKYGNIVLIGGCSFCFVGYLFYITQMGVEWNLSPVGRITPIEWNNN; encoded by the coding sequence ATGTTTCCCTTGGCCAGATACGCACTAAATCATCTCAAGATTAAAAGCATTCGGCAAGTTGTGGCAAGACAGAGCCACACAAAACCCTCAGATTTTCATGACAAATATGGTAATATAGTGCTAATTGGTGGatgctctttctgttttgttggaTATTTGTTTTACATAACACAGATGGGGGTAGAATGGAACCTTTCTCCTGTTGGCAGAATTACCCCCATAGAATGGAACAATAACTAA